From Lolium perenne isolate Kyuss_39 chromosome 5, Kyuss_2.0, whole genome shotgun sequence, a single genomic window includes:
- the LOC127303647 gene encoding cysteine-rich receptor-like protein kinase 6 translates to MILHKLWCILVVPFVAQLVSSDVLRQECDSSRSYSPNSAFQSNLEQLSSTLPINASSSPTLFSTGAAGAIPNTVYALTLCRGDTTNASACADCIGNAFRDAQQVCPFNMDATVYYELCYLRFSYQNFLASADNTKRQIIPNGENVTSPAATFDAAVGVLLAAVADYAALNSSMRFGTGVEDFDVGTPKIYALAQCRPDIEPADCRDCLEKIMTVMPKHFSRRQGGQILGLRCNYRFELYPPFFGNPVLHLQAPTSNVTVPFGEWRPSGSPRPRRRKKKTKYILFIIAVALAVVCATLTFTLICFCIWIKRRKQRLPMLPNYGNWGSVPNISLSLLDLPTLEAATGNFAEGNKLGEGGFGAVYKGALPDGQEIAVKRLSQGSSQGIEELKAELVLVAKLQHRNVVRLVSVCLEEHEKLIIYEYMPNRSLEKILFDPRKSKDLDWGYRFKIINGIARGLQYVHEDSQLKIIHRDLKASNVLLDSDLNPKISDFGLARLFEGDQSKVVTNRVVGTLGYMPPEYVVHGHYSTKSDVYSFGILVLEIITGRRNCASYNSTQTIDLLIDLVWEHWTKGTILAIADPLLTSSSAEDKIRTCVHIGLLCVQESPADRPTMSAVNAILNSDGAALQAPSRPAFCPRASSADPEPRQGASQSHGGGNSAVVSLNGASLTELVPR, encoded by the exons ATGATCTTGCACAAACTATGGTGTATCCTCGTCGTCCCCTTTGTCGCGCAGCTCGTCTCCAGCGACGTGCTGCGGCAAGAGTGCGACAGCAGCCGGAGCTACAGCCCGAACAGCGCCTTCCAATCAAACCTCGAGCAGCTCTCCTCCACCCTCCCCATCAACGCCTCCTCGTCTCCCACCCTCTTCtccaccggcgccgccggggccaTCCCCAACACCGTGTACGCGCTCACGCTCTGCCGTGGCGACACCACCAACGCATCCGCGTGCGCCGACTGCATCGGCAACGCCTTCCGAGACGCGCAGCAGGTGTGTCCGTTCAACATGGACGCGACCGTCTACTACGAACTCTGCTACCTCCGCTTCTCCTACCAGAACTTCCTTGCTTCCGCTGACAACACCAAACGGCAAATCATACCCAACGGGGAGAACGTTACTTCTCCGGCGGCAACCTTCGACGCTGCCGTGGGTGTCCTCCTCGCTGCTGTCGCGGACTACGCCGCGCTGAACTCGTCCATGCGCTTTGGCACAGGAGTAGAGGACTTCGACGTGGGCACCCCCAAAATCTACGCCCTGGCGCAGTGCAGGCCGGACATTGAACCGGCCGACTGCAGGGACTGCCTGGAGAAAATAATGACGGTGATGCCAAAGCATTTCAGCAGGCGACAGGGAGGGCAGATCCTGGGGTTACGGTGCAACTACCGGTTTGAGCTATATCCTCCCTTCTTCGGCAATCCGGTTTTGCACCTCCAAGCGCCGACATCGAACGTGACGGTACCCTTTGGCGAATGGAGACCGAGCGGGAGTCCGAGACCAAG GAGGAGGAAGAAAAAAACCAAGTACATCCTGTTTATCATAGCCGTTGCATTGGCTGTTGTTTGTGCAACATTGACTTTCACTTTAATTTGCTTTTGTATCTGGATCAAGAGAAGGAAACAAAGATTGCCGATGCTACCAA ATTACGGGAATTGGGGAAGTGTTCCCAATATCAGTTTATCCCTGCTTGATCTGCCAACACTGGAAGCTGCAACGGGGAACTTTGCAGAAGGAAATAAGCTTGGGGAAGGAGGGTTTGGTGCTGTTTATAAG GGAGCTCTTCCTGATGGTCAAGAGATAGCGGTGAAGAGACTCTCGCAAGGTTCATCACAAGGAATTGAAGAGCTGAAGGCTGAGCTGGTTTTGGTTGCTAAGCTTCAGCACAGAAATGTTGTGAGGCTTGTCAGTGTTTGCTTGGAAGAACATGAGAAACTCATTATCTACGAATATATGCCCAACAGAAGTCTTGAGAAGATTCTCTTCG ATCCTAGGAAGAGCAAGGATCTTGATTGGGGGTACAGGTTCAAGATAATAAATGGAATCGCCCGAGGTTTGCAATACGTTCATGAAGACTCTCAGCTGAAAATAATCCACAGGGACCTTAAGGCAAGCAATGTTTTGTTAGACTCCGATTTGAATCCAAAGATTTCAGACTTTGGCTTGGCAAGGCTGTTCGAAGGGGATCAATCAAAGGTTGTTACGAACAGAGTTGTCGGGACACT CGGTTACATGCCACCAGAATATGTTGTTCACGGGCATTATTCGACCAAGTCCGACGTGTATAGCTTCGGAATTCTTGTTTTAGAGATCATAACAGGAAGAAGAAACTGCGCCTCCTACAACTCCACGCAGACTATTGACCTGCTAATTGATCTT GTATGGGAGCACTGGACAAAGGGAACGATCCTGGCGATCGCTGACCCGTTACTTACCAGTAGTAGTGCCGAAGATAAAATACGGACGTGTGTTCATATAGGCCTACTGTGCGTCCAAGAGAGCCCTGCAGACAGGCCTACGATGTCAGCCGTGAATGCCATCCTTAACAGCGACGGCGCCGCGCTTCAAGCTCCGTCCAGGCCAGCTTTCTGTCCCCGGGCAAGTAGTGccgacccggaaccacgccagggAGCCTCACAATCACATGGCGGTGGAAACTCGGCGGTGGTTTCACTAAACGGAGCATCGCTCACGGAGCTTGTTCCGAGATAA
- the LOC127303649 gene encoding uncharacterized protein, with amino-acid sequence MGDHLSAVATHAEEHVEALEKYRIEVIDSSSDDESKQTTQNMPSAAASILHEHNVSQTPVHRGSMKGRLKNLPRNIVKGHFRLHNDYFDCTNPVFPENLFRRRYKMSMDLFMIILQGVRYYHPYFQCRPHATSALGFTSYQKCSAAIRMLSYGMAADIFDEYLRMGERTRRDAMHWFCRAVVFGFGEYYLREPTIEDTRQLLSMNKSRGFPGMIGGIDCMQWEWKNYPFGW; translated from the coding sequence ATGGGCGACCATTTATCCGCAGTTGCTACCCACGCAGAAGAACATGTGGAAGCGCTCGAAAAGTACCGCATTGAGGTCATTGACTCCTCTTCTGACGACGAGTCCAAGCAGACGACGCAGAATATGCCTTCTGCTGCGGCCTCCATCCTCCACGAGCACAATGTCAGCCAGACGCCGGTGCACCGGGGCTCTATGAAGGGCCGCTTAAAAAATCTGCCGCGTAACATAGTGAAAGGGCACTTCCGGCTCCACAATGACTACTTTGACTGCACCAATCCGGTGTTCCCGGAAAATTTGTTCCGGCGGCGATACAAGATGTCAATGGACCTATTCATGATCATTCTACAAGGCGTCAGATACTACCACCCgtacttccaatgcaggccccATGCCACAAGTGCACTAGGCTTCACCTCTTACCAAAAATGTTCCGCAGCTATTCGCATGCTATCGTATGGAATGGCtgctgatatattcgatgagtatcttcgaatgggggAGAGAACCCGCCGCGACGCCATGCACtggttttgccgagccgtggtTTTTGGGTTTGGAGAATATTACTTAAGGGAGCCAACGATTGAGGACACAAGGCAGCTGTTGTCTATGAATAAGTCCAGAGGGTTCCCAGGGATGATTGGCGGCATAGATTGCATGCAATGGGAGTGGAAGAACTATCCATTTGGATGGTAG